Proteins from a genomic interval of Fusarium oxysporum Fo47 chromosome I, complete sequence:
- a CDS encoding tRNA synthetases class I-domain-containing protein, whose protein sequence is MLKSWKSSLRLPRSRFPARPTPKLEPNYLKQCTDDLYAWQAQNRSGEKPFTLHDGPPYANGELHVGHAMNKILKDMIVRVKVQQGRRVTYRPGWDCHGLPIEMKALGSHTTKGLTPVEVRDTARKLASKTVVNQMKGFRALAVMSDWEKKWTTMDREYEIRQLRVFQNMVRRGLIYRKHKPVYWSPSSRTALAEAELQFVEDHVSTAAYIRFPIISDWSSIPELADFKGNLYATIWTTTPWTLPANRAIAIHDQIKYSILQVGDDGYLVASSCVGNMKRFLGDFQVVAYSIPGSSLKGLEYKNKLRGQSAPPQPIITADFVTSSSGTGLVHIAPGHGRDDYEVCSKIGIEAFAPIDDGGFFTEEAYPDDPEKLTKASSVMDGGSHAVLELVGDDVLGSHKQRHSFPYDWRTKRPVVTRATAQWFADVGSIKDDALEALKDVRFVPKGGRNRLEAFITRRSEWCISRQRSWGVPIPALYDENGNAVMTTETIDHIISVMEERSSSAWFSDDPDEPAWIPPNMEGKYRRGTDTMDVWFDSGSSWTETEGPADVYLEGSDQHRGWFQSSLLTYVATQTSKETTGKASAPFKTLITHGFTLDGKGKKMSKSEGNMIVPNEVIKGLLSQAYSRGNRLKLDPLGPDAIRLWAASADFTSDVLIGPNILRPVNASLIKYRTIIKMLLGSIYPEARQSPLTKLDQMALVQLSDTMSEVMQSYNDFEFYRAVSTINRWVATDLSAFYLEALKDRLYCGDGGGVLEPILIGFLRMLAPITPMLVEEAWSFRPEWMTEDTSLISPARQLYDDPLVDPMRLTLPQDVVRKDQSIITEVHGAVKATLEDARTAKALGSSLQSAVYLEVEDGKAAAVLGRYMDELHDIFVVSSVQVNEPLPENPAWAFQKEFEIQDAKVNVHVLPPKQEKCSRCWRYMAPKEDALCGRCEEVVGA, encoded by the exons ATGCTTAAATCCTGGAAGTCGTCCTTGAGGTTGCCTCGGTCGAGATTTCC TGCTCGACCGACCCCCAAGCTCGAACCAAATTATCTCAAGCAATGTACCGACGATTTATACGCATGGCAAGCACAGAATCGATCTGGGGAGAAGCCATTTACTCTTCATGATGGTCCCCCATACGCCAATGGTGAGCTTCATGTCGGCCATGCCATGAACAAAATCCTCAAAGATATGATTGTGCGTGTTAAGGTGCAGCAAGGCCGACGAGTGACATATCGACCCGGCTGGGATTGTCATGGTCTTCCAATCGAGATGAAGGCACTGGGATCGCATACAACGAAGGGGTTGACTCCTGTGGAAGTCCGGGACACAGCACGAAAGCTAGCCTCCAAGACGGTTGTGAACCAGATGAAGGGATTCCGGGCTCTCGCCGTTATGTCAGACTGGGAGAAGAAGTGGACAACGATGGACCGAGAATATGAGATAAGGCAATTGCGCGTCTTTCAAAACATGGTCCGTCGAGGATTGATTTACCGCAAGCACAAACCCGTTTACTGGTCACCTTCTTCGCGGACTGCGCTTGCTGAGGCAGAGTTGCAATTCGTAGAGGATCATGTCTCTACCGCCGCATACATAAGGTTCCCTATTATTTCAGACTGGTCCTCGATACCTGAACTGGCCGATTTCAAGGGAAACCTGTATGCAACTATTTGGACAACCACTCCCTGGACTCTCCCTGCCAACCGGGCTATTGCCATCCACGACCAAATCAAGTACTCGATCCTCCAGGTTGGCGATGACGGCTATCTTGTTGCTTCGAGCTGTGTTGGGAATATGAAGCGCTTCCTTGGCGACTTTCAAGTTGTAGCATATTCCATTCCGGGTTCTAGCTTGAAAGGTCTAGAGTACAAGAACAAACTCCGGGGGCAATCTGCTCCGCCGCAGCCTATCATTACTGCAGATTTCGTGACCTCCAGCTCTGGTACTGGTCTGGTTCACATTGCCCCCGGACACGGCCGGGACGACTATGAAGTGTGCTCTAAAATCGGCATTGAAGCATTTGCTCCTATCGACGATGGCGGTTTCTTCACTGAAGAAGCTTACCCTGACGACCCAGAGAAGCTCACAAAAGCGAGTTCCGTCATGGATGGTGGAAGTCACGCTGTTTTGGAATTAGTGGGCGACGATGTACTTGGAAGCCATAAACAACGTCACAGTTTTCCTTACGATTGGCGAACCAAGCGACCTGTGGTGACTCGTGCTACAGCCCAATGGTTTGCTGATGTTGGCAGTATCAAAGATGACGCCCTTGAAGCACTGAAGGATGTTCGGTTCGTTCCAAAGGGTGGTCGTAATCGTCTAGAAGCTTTCATCACACGTCGCAGCGAATGGTGTATCTCTCGCCAGCGATCATGGGGAGTTCCCATTCCTGCACTTTATGACGAGAACGGAAATGCTGTCATGACAACAGAAACAATCGACCATATCATCTCAGTTATGGAAGAGCGTTCTTCGTCTGCCTGGTTCTCTGATGACCCAGACGAACCTGCTTGGATTCCACCCAACATGGAGGGCAAATACCGCCGAGGCACTGATACTATGGATGTTTGGTTTGACAGCGGCAGCTCATGGACAGAAACTGAGGGCCCTGCTGATGTCTACCTTGAAGGTTCCGATCAACACCGCGGATGGTTCCAATCCAGTTTATTGACTTATGTTGCTACACAAACATCAAAGGAGACGACTGGCAAAGCTTCTGCTCCTTTTAAGACTTTGATCACTCACGGATTCACGCTCGATGGGAAAGGCAAGAAGATGTCAAAATCAGAGGGCAACATGATTGTCCCCAACGAAGTCATCAAAGGGCTTCTTTCACAGGCTTACTCCAGAGGTAACAGGCTAAAACTTGACCCCCTCGGCCCAGATGCCATTCGACTATGGGCAGCGAGCGCCGATTTCACATCAGATGTTCTTATAGGACCAAATATTCTTAGACCTGTTAATGCTTCGCTGATCAAATATCGaaccatcatcaagatgcTTCTCGGGTCAATTTATCCAGAGGCCCGTCAGAGTCCATTGACCAAGTTAGACCAAATGGCACTTGTTCAACTTTCCGATACCATGTCAGAGGTCATGCAGTCATACAACGACTTTGAGTTTTACAGAGCGGTCAGTACAATTAATCGCTGGGTCGCAACCGATTTGTCCGCATTCTACTTGGAGGCCCTGAAGGACCGACTCTACTGTGGTGATGGCGGCGGTGTTTTGGAGCCTATCCTCATCGGATTCTTGCGCATGCTGGCACCGATAACTCCTATgcttgttgaggaggctTGGTCGTTCCGGCCAGAATGGATGACTGAAGACAC TTCCTTGATAAGCCCAGCTCGCCAGCTATATGATGACCCTCTCGTTGATCCTATGCGTTTGACGCTCCCTCAAGATGTGGTGCGTAAGGATCAGTCCATCATCACAGAAGTTCATGGCGCTGTCAAGGCAACACTGGAGGATGCACGAACTGCCAAAGCGCTTGGCAGCTCTCTCCAGAGCGCAGTCTACCTGGAAGTCGAGGATGGAAAAGCGGCGGCAGTTCTTGGACGTTACATGGATGAGCTCCACGACATATTTGTTGTGTCTTCGGTGCAAGTCAACGAACCCCTCCCTGAAAATCCCGCTTGGGCTTTCCAAAAGGAATTCGAGATCCAAGACGCCAAGGTCAATGTGCATGTGCTTCCCCCGAAGCAGGAAAAATGCTCCAGATGCTGGCGATACATGGCGCCAAAGGAAGACGCGCTATGTGGCAGATGTGAAGAGGTTGTCGGTGCATAG